The segment CCGGCTGCAGATGGGAGCCGCAATGGTCATGGTAAAAATCCTCGCTAAACGACTTCAGATCAACATTCGCCGCATCTAAATAAGGAGCAATCGTCTCAATAGCCGCGGCCGTCATATAGCCGTTGGTGACGAAGACATTCTTCAAGCCCCGTTCATGGGCCAGCCGCGCCGTATCCAGAGCAAATTCAAAATAAACGGTCGGTTCCGTGTAGGTGTAGGCAATAGTGCGGGAGCCGGACTTGATTGCATGCCCTACAACATCGTCGGGAGTCATCTCCAGCCCGCCGACGTTGCCACCATCCCGCGGGAGCTGTGAAATATTATAATTCTGACAAAAGTCGCAGCGAAAGTTGCAACCTGCGGTGGCGATGGAAAAGGATCGGGAAGCCGGGTAAACGTGATAGAGCGGCTTTTTTTCGATGGGGTCAACATTTTCGGCGATGATCGCCCCGTAGACGAGGGTATAAAGCACCCCTGCCCTGTTTTCCCGGACACCGCATAAACCACGCTTGTTCAGGCTGATCCGGCATTCGTGGTGGCAGAGATGGCACCTTGCCACATCAGCCGCCATTTTTTCATAAAGGATGGCTTCTTTGATCAAATTGACCCTCCCGCACGATCCCCTGGACAGGCTGTCGGCCATCGGCCTTGATCTTGAAGGGATCGCCGATGATATTCTGCACGGTTCTTAAGGTAAATTTCACGGGAAAGGATAGGCCGAGAAAGGCACCCAGGGGGTTTTTCATGACGGGCAGGGCCTCCTCCAGCGGTGCGGCAAACCTATAGCAACTGTTGGGCAAAAAGATAACGCTCCCCCAGCGGACATGGACGCCAGGCA is part of the Deltaproteobacteria bacterium genome and harbors:
- the amrS gene encoding AmmeMemoRadiSam system radical SAM enzyme; the protein is MKEAILYEKMAADVARCHLCHHECRISLNKRGLCGVRENRAGVLYTLVYGAIIAENVDPIEKKPLYHVYPASRSFSIATAGCNFRCDFCQNYNISQLPRDGGNVGGLEMTPDDVVGHAIKSGSRTIAYTYTEPTVYFEFALDTARLAHERGLKNVFVTNGYMTAAAIETIAPYLDAANVDLKSFSEDFYHDHCGSHLQPVLDSLKKMKELGIWVEVTTLLIPHLNDSTGELADIAAFVASLGAETPWHISRFHPQYKMTDRSPTPAATLSRASEIGREAGLKYVYVGNVPGSEGENTNCFNCGKLLIERHGFSIKKVTLRDNACPRCGAVLDGIF